A section of the Verrucomicrobium sp. GAS474 genome encodes:
- the groL gene encoding chaperonin GroEL (60 kDa chaperone family; promotes refolding of misfolded polypeptides especially under stressful conditions; forms two stacked rings of heptamers to form a barrel-shaped 14mer; ends can be capped by GroES; misfolded proteins enter the barrel where they are refolded when GroES binds): MAAKQLLFDEKARTSILRGVELLARAVKATLGPRGRNVVIAKKFGSPIITKDGVTVAKEIDLEDPYENIGAQLVREVASKTSDIAGDGTTTATVLAEAIYKEGLKNVAAGSNPTSIKRGIDKAVEAIVAELSRISKKVKDKSEIQQVATVSANWDTTIGEIIADALDKVGKDGTVTVEEAKGIETTLEVVEGMQFDKGYLSPYFVTNQDSLEAVFDGAYILLHEKKISSLKDLLPLLEKVAKSGKPFVIVAEDVEGEALAALVVNKLRGTLQVAAVKAPGFGDRRKAIMEDIAILTGGKLITEDLGIKLETVGLEDLGRAKRLVIDKENTTIIEGAGKASDIAGRVSQIRRQIEDTTSDYDKEKLQERLAKLAGGVAVINIGAATETELKEKKARVEDALHATRAAVEEGIVPGGGVALIRAQKALDKVEANGDEAIGVAIIRRAVEAPLRTLVTNGGGEGNVVVNEVRNRKGSEGYNVATGEYVDLLKAGVVDPTKVTRSALQNAASIAGLLLTTEAVITDAPEKDKPAAPAPHGGGMDY; the protein is encoded by the coding sequence ATGGCAGCCAAACAGCTCCTCTTTGACGAAAAGGCCCGCACGTCGATCCTCCGCGGCGTCGAGCTCCTCGCCCGCGCCGTGAAGGCGACCCTCGGGCCGCGCGGTCGCAACGTCGTGATCGCGAAGAAATTCGGATCGCCCATCATCACCAAGGACGGCGTCACCGTCGCCAAGGAGATCGACCTCGAAGACCCCTACGAGAACATCGGCGCGCAGCTCGTCCGCGAAGTCGCCTCGAAGACCAGCGACATCGCCGGTGACGGCACCACCACGGCGACCGTCCTCGCCGAGGCCATCTACAAGGAAGGCCTGAAGAACGTCGCCGCCGGGTCGAACCCGACGTCGATCAAGCGCGGCATCGACAAGGCCGTCGAGGCCATCGTCGCCGAGCTCTCCCGCATCTCGAAGAAGGTGAAGGACAAGAGCGAGATCCAGCAGGTCGCCACCGTCTCCGCCAACTGGGACACGACGATCGGCGAGATCATCGCCGACGCGCTCGACAAGGTCGGCAAGGACGGCACCGTGACCGTCGAGGAGGCCAAGGGCATCGAGACGACCCTCGAAGTCGTCGAGGGGATGCAGTTCGACAAGGGCTACCTCTCCCCCTACTTCGTCACGAACCAGGACTCCCTGGAAGCCGTGTTCGACGGGGCCTACATCCTCCTTCACGAGAAGAAGATCTCCAGCCTGAAGGACCTCCTTCCCCTCCTCGAGAAGGTCGCCAAGAGCGGCAAGCCTTTCGTCATCGTGGCGGAAGACGTCGAAGGCGAGGCCCTCGCGGCCCTCGTCGTCAACAAGCTCCGCGGCACGCTGCAGGTCGCGGCGGTGAAGGCCCCCGGCTTCGGCGATCGTCGCAAGGCGATCATGGAAGACATCGCCATCCTCACGGGCGGCAAGCTCATCACCGAAGACCTCGGCATCAAGCTCGAGACCGTCGGCCTTGAAGACCTCGGCCGCGCGAAGCGCCTCGTCATCGACAAGGAAAACACCACGATCATCGAAGGCGCCGGCAAGGCCTCCGACATCGCGGGCCGCGTCTCCCAGATCCGCCGCCAGATCGAGGACACCACCAGCGACTACGACAAGGAAAAGCTCCAGGAGCGCCTCGCGAAGCTCGCCGGCGGCGTCGCCGTCATCAACATCGGCGCGGCCACCGAGACCGAGCTGAAGGAAAAGAAGGCCCGCGTCGAAGACGCCCTCCACGCCACCCGCGCGGCGGTCGAGGAAGGGATCGTCCCCGGCGGCGGTGTCGCCCTCATCCGCGCCCAGAAGGCCCTCGACAAGGTCGAGGCGAACGGTGACGAGGCCATCGGCGTCGCCATCATCCGCCGCGCCGTCGAGGCCCCGCTCCGCACGCTCGTCACGAACGGCGGTGGCGAAGGCAACGTGGTCGTGAACGAGGTTCGCAACCGCAAGGGCTCCGAAGGGTACAACGTCGCGACCGGCGAATACGTCGACCTCCTGAAGGCCGGCGTCGTCGACCCGACGAAGGTCACCCGCTCCGCCCTGCAGAACGCGGCCTCGATCGCCGGCCTGCTCCTCACCACGGAAGCCGTCATCACCGACGCCCCCGAGAAGGACAAGCCCGCCGCCCCCGCCCCCCATGGCGGCGGCATGGACTACTAA
- a CDS encoding serine hydrolase domain-containing protein, which produces MSSFATLLQSRVDSGLFSGAVYLVADRERVLEVVTVGLADIATGRPMAEETLFWVASMTKPVTGAAFMILVDEGKVQVDDPVSLYIPEFARLQVLHADGTLAAPRRPILVRDLLCHTSGLRFLNTKDNHLIDSVPLKTSIEHNLLEPLVAEPGTTYLYSNEGTDTAGRIIEIVSGIPYETFLQERLFTPLGMPDTTFFPDAAQLARLAKTYSSVEGVLTEKPIHYLSHPLDRPDRYPAPGGGLFSTARDMARFCQMLANGGTFEGKTYLSPEAVRQMTVKQTPTLVPNAYGFAIGAPSLDGKGFGHGGAYRTVMGVDHGQVRVYMVQQAEAPPDPEIGPALDAEARRLYPVSDGPAAATSWAPVGAQIVARP; this is translated from the coding sequence ATGAGTTCCTTCGCCACGCTCCTCCAGTCCCGGGTCGATTCGGGCCTTTTCTCCGGTGCCGTCTACCTCGTCGCCGACCGGGAGCGGGTGCTCGAAGTCGTGACGGTCGGCCTCGCCGACATCGCGACCGGCAGGCCGATGGCCGAGGAGACCCTCTTCTGGGTCGCCTCGATGACGAAGCCGGTCACCGGGGCCGCCTTCATGATCCTCGTCGACGAGGGCAAGGTCCAGGTCGACGATCCCGTCTCCCTCTACATCCCCGAGTTCGCCCGTCTCCAGGTCCTCCACGCCGACGGCACCCTCGCCGCCCCGCGCCGCCCGATCCTCGTCCGTGATCTCCTCTGCCACACCAGCGGCCTCCGCTTCCTCAACACGAAGGACAACCACCTCATCGATTCGGTCCCGCTGAAGACCTCGATCGAGCACAACCTCCTCGAGCCGCTGGTGGCCGAGCCGGGGACGACCTACCTCTATTCCAACGAGGGGACCGACACCGCGGGCCGGATCATCGAGATCGTCTCGGGGATACCCTACGAGACCTTCCTCCAGGAACGGCTCTTCACCCCCCTCGGCATGCCCGACACGACGTTCTTCCCCGACGCCGCCCAGCTCGCCCGCCTCGCCAAGACCTACAGCTCCGTCGAGGGCGTCCTGACCGAGAAACCGATCCATTACCTCAGCCACCCCCTCGACCGGCCCGACCGCTATCCCGCCCCCGGCGGCGGCCTCTTCTCGACGGCGCGGGACATGGCCCGCTTCTGCCAGATGCTCGCCAACGGCGGCACCTTCGAGGGAAAGACCTACCTCAGCCCCGAGGCGGTCCGCCAGATGACGGTGAAGCAGACGCCGACCCTCGTGCCGAACGCCTACGGCTTCGCCATCGGCGCGCCGTCGCTCGACGGGAAGGGCTTCGGCCACGGCGGGGCCTATCGCACCGTGATGGGCGTCGATCACGGCCAGGTCCGCGTCTACATGGTCCAGCAGGCCGAGGCCCCGCCCGATCCCGAGATCGGCCCCGCCCTCGATGCCGAGGCGCGCCGCCTCTATCCCGTTTCAGACGGTCCGGCGGCGGCGACCTCCTGGGCTCCCGTGGGGGCGCAGATCGTCGCGCGCCCGTGA